GACTCTCGCACGCAGCGGACAAGATCAGCAAAGGGGACAAGGATTTACCCGAGTTGCCGGTTCACAGCACCGATGAGATAGGCACAGTGACTGCTTCTTTCAACCGCATGTGTGTGAGCTTGTCGAAGGCGCTGAAGATGCTGAATGAGTGATGCGGGTTCTAGGAACCGTTCACCGGCTTGGAACGCAAGAACCGCTCGCGCGCCTGGCTGGAGTCGATTTCCTCTGCCAGAGAGCGGTAAAGCTCGTCGAGGGTCGCATTCTTGACCGCGGCACGCTTTACGATCACCTTGGCAATAGGTCCCACGTACTCAGCAAGGTCTTTGCTGACACGCTCCAGCACAGCAGGCTCGAAAGCATGGTTGCCGGCTCTCGGGGATACTGGGCCTATCTGAGAAGTTGTCGCGCTCCCCCTGGAGAGAGGCGCGGGTTTTTGCAGACTTGCGGTTTGTGCCATGCGGACAGCGTCCAGTGCCTGCAGGAATTCCTCTGCCGACTGGAAACGTTCGCCCGGACTCTTAGCTAACGCTTTAAGAACGATTGCGGAGAGCTCAGCCGAAACGTCGGGGTTTAACTCTGAGGGCGGCCGCGGCGCCTCCTTCAGGTGAGCAGTCAGCAACGCATACTCGCCCTTGCCGTAAAACGGCACCCGTCCCGTAATTACTTCGTATAAGGTGACCCCCAGTGAATAGATGTCGGACCTCAGGTCTACCTTTTCACCGCTCACCTGCTCGGGCGACATGTAGTGAATCGACCCCAATACGGCTCCGGATGACGTGAGCCCGGCCTCGCGATTGCTGGCCGCCAACCCGAAGTCGAGTAGCTTCGCCTGCCCGTCCGCCGTGATCATGATGTTCGAGGGCTTGATATCCCGGTGCACTACGCCACGGCGATGGGCATAAGCCAATGATCCCAGCACC
This Terriglobales bacterium DNA region includes the following protein-coding sequences:
- a CDS encoding serine/threonine-protein kinase, whose amino-acid sequence is MSIAVGDLIGEYEVIGELGAGGIGKIFKVRHRISQRVEALKILLPDLRQTQELAERFTREVRVVASLHHPNIALLHTAFQHQDQLVMVMEFVEGETLGAKRGRISLWQGLDYISQVLGSLAYAHRRGVVHRDIKPSNIMITADGQAKLLDFGLAASNREAGLTSSGAVLGSIHYMSPEQVSGEKVDLRSDIYSLGVTLYEVITGRVPFYGKGEYALLTAHLKEAPRPPSELNPDVSAELSAIVLKALAKSPGERFQSAEEFLQALDAVRMAQTASLQKPAPLSRGSATTSQIGPVSPRAGNHAFEPAVLERVSKDLAEYVGPIAKVIVKRAAVKNATLDELYRSLAEEIDSSQARERFLRSKPVNGS